One Alnus glutinosa chromosome 3, dhAlnGlut1.1, whole genome shotgun sequence genomic region harbors:
- the LOC133864003 gene encoding U-box domain-containing protein 30-like: MPMFQPSKRDGFVGYEGGGDGHVLDLDTAVKDGVLGGVGGGVVGAGVGEKLDLKKMIEELDLSEFPSVFICPISLEPMQDPVTLCTGQTYERSNILKWFSLGHFSCPTTMQELWDDSVTPNRTLYHLIHTWFTQKYLLMKKKSEDVQGRASELLETLKKVKGQARVQALKELRQVVAAHATARKRVIDEGGVAVISSLLGPFTSHAVGSEAIGILVNLTLDSESKTNLTQPAKISLMVDILNEGCIETKINCTRLIEMLMEEKGFRSEIVSSHSLLVGLMRLVKDKRHPHGILPGLSLLRTICLHKEVRSLIVSIGAVPQLVELLPALNPDSLELALFILDALSTLQEGRLALKDCSNTIPNMVRLLMRVSESITQYALSILWSVCKLAPDECSSIAVDAGLAAKLLLVIQSGCNPVLKQQSAELLKLCSLNYSDTIFISKCKLTRTIQ; encoded by the coding sequence ATGCCTATGTTTCAGCCCTCCAAGAGGGATGGGTTTGTTGGGTATGAAGGTGGTGGAGATGGGCATGTTCTAGATCTGGACACTGCTGTCAAAGACGGGGTTTTGGGTGGTGTTGGTGGTGGGGTTGTGGGAGCTGGTGTTGGAGAGAAATTGGATCTCAAGAAGATGATTGAGGAGCTCGACTTATCCGAGTTTCCCTCTGTATTTATTTGCCCAATCTCCCTTGAACCAATGCAAGACCCTGTGACTCTTTGCACTGGCCAGACATATGAGAGGTCCAACATTCTCAAATGGTTCAGCTTGGGGCACTTCTCCTGCCCCACCACGATGCAAGAGCTTTGGGACGATTCGGTCACACCGAATAGGACCCTTTACCATCTAATTCACACTTGGTTTACTCAGAAGTATTTGCTCATGAAGAAGAAATCGGAAGATGTACAGGGAAGGGCATCAGAGCTTCTCGAAACACTAAAGAAGGTCAAGGGTCAAGCTAGAGTTCAAGCCCTCAAGGAGCTCCGACAAGTTGTGGCAGCTCATGCCACCGCTAGGAAGAGGGTGATTGATGAAGGCGGGGTTGCTGTGATTTCATCATTACTGGGTCCATTTACATCCCATGCTGTTGGTTCCGAAGCCATTGGGATTCTTGTAAATTTGACCCTGGATTCAGAGTCCAAAACGAACTTGACGCAACCTGCAAAGATTTCGTTAATGGTGGATATTTTGAATGAGGGCTGCATCGAGACAAAAATCAATTGTACACGGTTGATTGAGATGTTGATGGAAGAGAAGGGTTTCAGGTCAGAGATTGTTTCGAGCCATAGCCTCTTGGTTGGTTTGATGAGGCTAGTGAAGGATAAGAGACATCCACACGGCATCTTGCCCGGACTTAGCCTCCTTAGGACGATATGCTTGCATAAGGAAGTAAGGAGCTTGATTGTGAGCATAGGGGCTGTTCCTCAATTGGTTGAATTGTTACCTGCTTTGAATCCTGATTCATTAGAATTAGCCCTTTTCATCTTGGATGCATTGTCTACTCTACAAGAGGGAAGATTGGCTTTGAAGGACTGTTCGAATACCATTCCGAATATGGTAAGGCTATTAATGAGGGTTTCAGAGAGCATTACTCAGTATGCattatcaattttatggtcTGTATGCAAACTTGCCCCTGATGAATGCTCTTCCATTGCTGTGGATGCTGGTCTCGCGGCAAAGCTCCTCCTTGTGATTCAAAGTGGTTGCAATCCTGTCCTGAAGCAGCAGTCTGCAGAGCTTTTGAAGCTGTGTAGTCTAAATTACTCAGATACAATCTTCATCTCCAAGTGCAAGCTCACAAGAACTATTCAATGA
- the LOC133864060 gene encoding uncharacterized protein LOC133864060: MLQSSNVHRSIYYINLLHYPIVDSLSHSLSLSLFVSCNMGKKENKKESKLSWCMKAPIRILIKLRDLYIQGMNECSGRLDYGMAMGCPTPQISTLPKSFSTNSARSTNNEDFRELMRAASTRSQANKAQWDLPQKQQPAKSPTTTPPNNFSRSRSVGFGRIDEDKPCDFGEDDIKVNTDHVYPRSRSYAVNRRTRVF, translated from the coding sequence ATGCTTCAGTCCTCCAATGTTCATCGGAGCATATACTACATAAACCTCCTCCACTATCCAATTGtcgactctctctctcactctctctctctctctctctttgtgtcCTGTAACATGGGAAAAaaggagaataaaaaagaaagtaaactGAGCTGGTGCATGAAGGCACCCATTAGAATCCTGATAAAGCTGAGGGACCTCTACATCCAAGGCATGAATGAATGCTCCGGACGCCTGGACTACGGCATGGCCATGGGATGCCCCACGCCACAAATATCCACTCTGCCAAAGAGCTTCAGCACCAACAGCGCCAGATCCACCAACAATGAAGATTTCCGGGAGCTCATGAGAGCTGCTTCTACGAGAAGCCAAGCCAATAAAGCTCAATGGGATCTCCCTCAAAAACAGCAGCCTGCAAAGTCTCCGACGACTACACCGCCTAATAATTTCTCTCGGAGCCGTAGCGTTGGTTTCGGGAGGATCGATGAAGACAAGCCGTGCGATTTTGGAGAAGATGATATCAAGGTCAACACAGATCATGTATATCCAAGAAGCAGAAGCTACGCTGTCAATAGGAGAACGAGGGTGTTTTAA